The following are from one region of the Halosolutus amylolyticus genome:
- a CDS encoding SPW repeat protein, which translates to MQDDYSDTTEHDPNAKHDRRREDGQAVTHRDRIEYEPNPDRRGRRLSAFVALLGLWVVGTAVAFDLSAAAVWNDALVGAALIATGAYNYYRRSRRELGSAGVAWFAAILGLWVLVSPFVVGPAPDPAGTGSAIGGWNHVLVGLLAFGAGSYSAMVVRARRKAADARPTATYDRRGQ; encoded by the coding sequence ATGCAGGACGACTACAGCGACACGACGGAACACGATCCGAACGCGAAACACGATCGGCGTCGCGAAGACGGACAGGCGGTGACCCACCGCGATCGGATCGAGTACGAGCCGAATCCCGATCGTCGGGGCCGGCGACTCTCGGCGTTCGTCGCCCTGCTCGGCCTCTGGGTCGTCGGGACGGCCGTCGCGTTCGACCTCTCGGCGGCGGCGGTCTGGAACGACGCCCTCGTCGGCGCGGCCCTGATCGCCACCGGCGCGTACAACTACTATCGGCGATCGAGGCGGGAACTGGGAAGTGCCGGCGTCGCCTGGTTCGCCGCGATACTGGGGCTCTGGGTCCTCGTCTCGCCGTTCGTCGTCGGACCTGCCCCGGATCCAGCGGGTACCGGGTCGGCGATCGGCGGCTGGAACCACGTCCTCGTCGGCCTCCTCGCGTTCGGGGCCGGGAGCTACAGCGCGATGGTCGTCCGCGCCCGGCGCAAGGCAGCCGACGCGCGGCCGACGGCGACGTACGAT